One uncultured Draconibacterium sp. genomic window, ATTAGGAAGATTCTGCCGAAACGACTGATAAAACTGCTCCTTGAACGCACTAAAATCGTCGAGTAAAACAAAAACCTTGTACGATTCGTTGGCTACAAAATATCCTTTTTGAGGTGCCGATTCAATTACATTCCGTTCTTTTAAAATATTGTATGCCTTAAAAACCGTATCGCGCGAAAAACCACTTTTGGCACTCAACTGATTAACCGAAGGCATTGGATCTCCGGTTTTCAATTGTCCGTTGCTTATGGCTTCAGTAATTGAATGCACCAGTTGTTGCAACTTGGTTTGTCCTTCTGATTCGGATATTTTGAACGGAAAATCTGGCATTAACAAAGTATTTTAATGGATGGATTTACAAATATAAAAGTGGCATCTGATTTATTGCTACAACAAATTCAGATGCCACTTAAATTTATATTTTATTTATACAGAGGTCCAAAATTTTCGCATGCGCGATAATCAGCACCTTCTTTGTTTTCTCCAAAGCCACTCCATGCACTCGGACGGAAAATTTTATCTTCGTCCACATTGTGCATACAAACCGGAATACGAAGTATAGAAGCCAGCGTAATTAAATCGGCTCCGATATGACCGTATGAAACAGCTCCGTGGTTAGCGCCCCAGTTGGCCATTACCGAATAAACATCTTTAAAAGCTCCTGTTCCTGTTAATTTAGGAACAAACCAGGTAGTTGGCCAGGTTGGATTGGTGCGTTCGTCAAGAATTGCATGTACATCATCCTCCAATTCAACAGTATAACCTTCAGCAATTTGCAGTACCGGCCCTAATCCTTTCACAAGGTTTACACGGCTCATGGTAACCGGCATTTGTCCTGCAGTTTTAAACTGGCTCGAGAAACCTCCTCCGCGGAAATATCCTTTATCACCCGGACAGAAATTGGTATTTTCAAGACAAGCTTTAACATCAGCATCGGTAACTTCCCAATAAGGTTTCATTACCGGATTTCCGTTTGCATCTTTTTGCTGCGCAGTTGCATCCATGGTTGTCGATCCGGAATTAATCAGGTGAATAATTCCGTCTTTTGCCAAACCTGATAATTCTTTGCCTGTAACACGTTTTACCGCTTCCGGGCTCCAGTATGTACGAACGTCAGAGAAAATCTGTGCAGTATTGGTTAAGAGGTGTCCAAACAACATTGGAACCGCATTTAAACTATCGTTTTCGGTAGCAAACACAAATGCCTCACGAATTCCGTTCCAGTCGAATGAAGTATTTAATATCGTTTCGGAGAAATCGCCGTTTGGATAATAATCTGTCCACTGGCGTTGTCCCTGGAATCCTCCTGCAATTGCGTTGTGCCCATGAGATTCTTCTCCAAAACCTGCTTCTTTTAGTTTCGGATTTCCTATCATCAGGTCTCGCATAATCAGTGTCATTTTTACAACCACGGTCCATTCCCAGTCTTTTCGTTCACGATCCGACTGCTCTTCCGGTGCATTGTAATCGTCACCTTCAATGATGTTGGCTTTTGTCCAGGCCAAGGCTTTTTCATATTCTGCTTTGTCGTAGATTTCTTCATCTAAACGACGTTTAACCTCTACCATGTCAACAAATTCGGTTCGCATACCAAGGTATTCCTGGAAAAAATCAGGATTTACCATCGAACCTGCAATTCCCATCGAGGTATAACCCAGCGACAAGTAAGATTTGCCTTTCATTTGAGCCACTGCAAGGGCAGCATTTACAAAACGAAGTACTTTTTCTTTTACATCTTCAGGAATGGTTTCATCGCCGGCATCCTGCACATCGCGGCCATAAATGCCAAAGGCTGGAAGTCCTTTTTGAGTGTAACCAGCAAGTGCAGCGGCCAGATATACAGCTCCCGGACGTTCAGTTCCGTTAAATCCCCAAACTGCTTTTGGAATCATTGGTGTTGAATCCATAACTTCGGTTCCGTAGCACCAGCAAGGAGTAACCGTTAACGAAACGCCAACTCCTTCCCTTTCAAATTTATCGGCACAGGCCGCAGCTTCAGCCACTCCGCCAATGGTTGAGTCGGCAATAACACATTCTACCTTTTCTCCACACGGAAAGCGAAGGTTTTCTTCAATCAATTTAGCGGCATTTTTTGCCATATTCATGGTTTGCACCTCAAGCGATTCGCGCACACCACGTTCGCGCCCGTCAATTACAGGGCGGATTCCTACTTTCGGAAGTCTACCAATTAATCTATTAGCCATTTTTTAAGTGATTATTTATTAGTACTTGTTACAAATTAAAAATTCAGCACAAACTATGCTGTCCTGTACTGTGCTGCAAAAATAGATACTATTTTCATATCAAAAAAGATGTTTTGCAACAATTAACATTCTGTTTTATCCAGCTTGTATGAAAAAGCATTGAGTAATTATGCAGAAAGTCTTGTTTTCATTTGTATTTTAGCTACCAAATCACAAACAATGAAACTATTTATTTACCCATTACTACTGTTCTTTGTTCTTGTTAACAGCGGATTGGCCTCTTCGCAAAACGTTTACAAACAACTGTACCCGCTAAAATGCGACAGTCTGATTAAAGCCAATTCTGCCAATCCGAATTTTGTAATATTAGATGTAAGAAGAGATAGCGAGTGGCGCAACGAACATCTTGAGGGATCGATTAACAGAAGTACCGGCGATTCTGATTTTCAGCAGCGTTTGGCGCTATTGCCCAAACATAAAATATTTCTTTTGCACTGTCAGTCGGGTGGAAGAAGTGCCGGTGCATTTGCAAAAATGAAAGAGCTGGAATTTGCCGAAGTATACGAAATGATTGGTGGAATTAACGGATGGAACAGCAATAACCTGCCAACCACATCGGTACTGGCACCAAAACTAATGTTGGTTTCGCAGCAAGGTACTGAAGGTGAAAATGCAGATACAATACAAGTAACCATCACCAACCGGGCAAATGATCTGTTGACTTTTAATTCGATAGTGATTGACGATGCCCATGCCATAACACACAATTTTAACAACGAAATTAGTATTGCCGGTGCTGAAGATTACACATTTTCAATTTACCACATGCCCGGATATTCAGACGATGACACAACACAAATCAATCTTGACAGTAATGGCGGAACACTCGATTTAAAAGTAATGGTTGAAAAAGATGCATCTACAGGTGTTCATGAATTTGCCGGTTCAGATTTTGGTTTGTACCCCAATCCTGCAAACAACAGGATATTTGTTAAAGGAATTCCCGAAAATATCAGAATGGATATAAAGGTGTATAATCTGAACGGGCAGATTGTTTTTGAAAAAATGAACCATTTTTCGGGGGAAGCGATTAACGTTTCGCGTATAAATGAGGGTGTACATGTGTTGTTTATAGAAACTGCTACCGCTACTTATTCGCAAAAGTTATTTATAAAACATTAGTTGTTTTTAACAAAATATTATTTTTTACAAAGTACATTTTTCTTTTTTTTGCAGATCAGAAAACCAAAAAGCCATGTTGACCAAAATTAACTTTCAATCCGCCAGTAGAAAACTATACACCTTTTGCGCTGTAACTATTTTATTCGTGCTTCCCTTTTTAGCAAAAGGCCAGGTAATTTCAGGACTTATAAGCGACGAACAAAACAATCCCATTCCGTATGCTACCATTTTTGTAAAAGAAACAAAAGAAGGTACGACATCGAATGTGGATGGAAAATTTCAGTTGCAATTACCCAAAGGAAATTACAATTTTACAATTCGTTCCATGGGGTTTCTGCAGGAAAATAAAATTGTAAGTACTCAAACCGACAGTTTAAATTTACCCATTACCTTAAAAGTGCAGAAGTTCGAATTAAAGGAGGTAAAAGTGTTTCCCGGCAAAGAAGATCCTGCTTATTTTATTATGCGAAAAGCCATGGCCAAAGCACCTTTTTATCGCAACAAAATCAAACATTATTCAGCTGATTTATATATCAAAAGTAATTTTGAGTTTACCAATATTCCAAAACTGTATCAGAACAAAATTGAACTGGACGACGGTAAAAAACTAAAGGATTATTTTAAGGAGAATGTAACTTATGTAATTGAGTCGCAGAATAAAATAACTTACGATTATCCGGACACTTACGACCAGAAAGTGATTAGTAAAAAAA contains:
- a CDS encoding L-fucose isomerase; the encoded protein is MANRLIGRLPKVGIRPVIDGRERGVRESLEVQTMNMAKNAAKLIEENLRFPCGEKVECVIADSTIGGVAEAAACADKFEREGVGVSLTVTPCWCYGTEVMDSTPMIPKAVWGFNGTERPGAVYLAAALAGYTQKGLPAFGIYGRDVQDAGDETIPEDVKEKVLRFVNAALAVAQMKGKSYLSLGYTSMGIAGSMVNPDFFQEYLGMRTEFVDMVEVKRRLDEEIYDKAEYEKALAWTKANIIEGDDYNAPEEQSDRERKDWEWTVVVKMTLIMRDLMIGNPKLKEAGFGEESHGHNAIAGGFQGQRQWTDYYPNGDFSETILNTSFDWNGIREAFVFATENDSLNAVPMLFGHLLTNTAQIFSDVRTYWSPEAVKRVTGKELSGLAKDGIIHLINSGSTTMDATAQQKDANGNPVMKPYWEVTDADVKACLENTNFCPGDKGYFRGGGFSSQFKTAGQMPVTMSRVNLVKGLGPVLQIAEGYTVELEDDVHAILDERTNPTWPTTWFVPKLTGTGAFKDVYSVMANWGANHGAVSYGHIGADLITLASILRIPVCMHNVDEDKIFRPSAWSGFGENKEGADYRACENFGPLYK
- a CDS encoding rhodanese-like domain-containing protein, yielding MKLFIYPLLLFFVLVNSGLASSQNVYKQLYPLKCDSLIKANSANPNFVILDVRRDSEWRNEHLEGSINRSTGDSDFQQRLALLPKHKIFLLHCQSGGRSAGAFAKMKELEFAEVYEMIGGINGWNSNNLPTTSVLAPKLMLVSQQGTEGENADTIQVTITNRANDLLTFNSIVIDDAHAITHNFNNEISIAGAEDYTFSIYHMPGYSDDDTTQINLDSNGGTLDLKVMVEKDASTGVHEFAGSDFGLYPNPANNRIFVKGIPENIRMDIKVYNLNGQIVFEKMNHFSGEAINVSRINEGVHVLFIETATATYSQKLFIKH